In Elephas maximus indicus isolate mEleMax1 chromosome 4, mEleMax1 primary haplotype, whole genome shotgun sequence, a genomic segment contains:
- the PRR13 gene encoding proline-rich protein 13 has protein sequence MWNPNAGQPGPNPCRPNPGCPNPVYPHPANPAFPPGPFPTPPGVPQGNPAFPPCGPPQPVPQPGYPGCQPPKPCPPPGPCPPPYPPSAPGVPPMNPLAPGMVGPGIVMDKKMQKKMKKAHKKMHKHHKHGKHSSSSSSSSSSDSD, from the exons ATGTGGAATCCCAATGCCG GGCAGCCAGGGCCAAATCCATGTCGCCCTAACCCTGGATGTCCCAACCCTGTCTATCCACATCCTGCCAATCCTGCCTTTCCTCCAGGTCCCTTTCCCACACCCCCAGGAGTTCCCCAGGGGAATCCAGCTTTCCCCCCATGTGGGCCCCCTCAACCTGTGCCACAACCAGGGTATCCAGGATGCCAACCCCCAAAACCCTGCccacctcctggcccctgccctccTCCATACCCACCATCTGCCCCTGGAGTGCCTCCAATGAATCCCTTGGCTCCTGGCATGGTAGGACCAGGAATAGTGATGGACAAGAAGAtgcagaagaaaatgaagaaagctcaTAAAAAgatgcacaaacaccacaagCATGGCAAG cattcctcttcttcctcctcttcttccagcAGTGACTCTGACTGA
- the AMHR2 gene encoding anti-Muellerian hormone type-2 receptor isoform X1, with protein MLGTLGLWALLPAAVQAPPRKRTCVFFEAPGVRGSAKTLGELLDAGPGPPRVIRCLYSHCCFGIWNLTQDQAQVEMQGCRDSDEPGCESPHCDPTPRAHPSPGSILFTCSCGTDFCNANYSHLPPLGSPGTPGSQGPQTAPGESIWMALVLLGLFLLLLLLLGMLQRKACRVRGGPEPEPDSSRDWSEELPELPELCFSQVLREGGHAVVWAGRLHGEPVAIKAFPPRAVAQFRTERALYELPGLKHEHIVRFITASRGSPGPLPCGPLLVLELHPKGSLCHYLTQHTSDWGSSLQMALSLAQGLAFLHEERWQDGQYKPGIAHRDLSSQNVLIREDGSCAIGDLGLALVLPGLTQPPAWAPTQHQGPATIMEAGTQRYMAPELLDKTLDLQDWGTALRRADVYSLALLLWEILSRCPDLQPDSRPPSFQLAYEAELGSTPTTCELWALAVEERRRPYIPSTWHCFAMEPGGLQELLEDCWDADPEARLTAECVQQRLAALAHP; from the exons ATGCTGGGGACTCTGGGGCTTTGGGCACTGCTTCCAGCAGCTGTGCAGG CACCCCCAAGAAAGCGAACCTGTGTATTTTTTGAAGCCCCTGGTGTACGGGGAAGTGCAAAGACACTTGGGGAGCTGCTAGATGCAGGACCAGGGCCCCCCAGGGTTATCCGCTGCCTCTACAGCCACTGCTGCTTTGGGATCTGGAACTTGACCCAAGACCAGGCACAAGTGGAAATGCAAG GATGTCGAGACAGTGATGAGCCAGGCTGTGAGTCCCCCCATTGTGACCCAACCCCCCGAGCCCACCCCAGCCCCGGCTCTATTCTCTTCACCTGCTCCTGTGGCACTGACTTCTGCAATGCCAATTACAGCCATCTGCCTCCTTTGGGGAGCCCTGGGACTCCTGGCTCCCAGGGTCCCCAGACTGCCCCAG GCGAGTCCATCTGGATGGCGCTGGTGCTGCTGGGGctgttcctcctcctcctgctgcttCTGG GCATGCTACAGCGAAAGGCCTGCAGAGTGCGAGGGGGACCAGAACCAGAGCCAGATTcaagcagagactggagtgaggaGCTGCCAGAGCTGCCAGAGCTGTGCTTCTCCCAG GTCCTGCGGGAAGGAGGCCATGCGGTGGTGTGGGCCGGGAGACTGCACGGGGAGCCGGTAGCTATCAAGGCCTTCCCCCCGAGGGCTGTGGCCCAGTTCCGAACTGAGCGAGCGTTGTATGAGCTGCCAGGCCTAAAGCATGAGCACATTGTCCGCTTTATCACCGCCAGCCGGGGGAGCCCTGGCCCCCTGCCCTGTGGGCCCCTACTGGTGCTGGAACTGCACCCCAAG GGTTCCCTGTGCCACTACCTGACCCAGCATACCAGTGACTGGGGAAGCTCCCTGCAGATGGCACTGTCCCTGGCCCAGGGCCTGGCATTTCTCCATGAGGAACGCTGGCAAGATG GTCAATATAAACCAGGTATTGCCCACCGAGACCTGAGTAGCCAGAATGTACTCATTCGGGAAGATGGGTCGTGCGCCATTGGAGACCTGGGCCTCGCCTTGGTGCTCCCTGGCCTCACTCAGCCCCCTGCCTGGGCCCCTACTCAACACCAAGGCCCAGCTACTATCATGGAG GCTGGCACCCAGAGGTATATGGCACCAGAGCTCTTAGACAAGACTCTGGACCTACAGGACTGGGGCACAGCCCTCCGGCGAGCTGATGTTTACTCTCTGGCCTTGCTCCTGTGGGAGATACTGAGCCGCTGCCCAGATTTGCAGCCCG ACAGCAGACCGCCATCCTTCCAACTGGCCTATGAGGCAGAGTTGGGCAGCACCCCCACCACCTGCGAGCTATGGGCCTTGGCAGTGGAAGAGAGAAGGCGCCCCTACATCCCATCCACCTGGCACTGCTTTGCCATG GAACCTGGTGGGCTGCAGGAGCTCCTAGAGGACTGTTGGGATGCAGATCCGGAAGCACGGCTGACGGCTGAGTGTGTGCAGCAGCGCCTGGCCGCCCTGGCCCATCCTTAA
- the AMHR2 gene encoding anti-Muellerian hormone type-2 receptor isoform X2, giving the protein MLGTLGLWALLPAAVQAPPRKRTCVFFEAPGVRGSAKTLGELLDAGPGPPRVIRCLYSHCCFGIWNLTQDQAQVEMQGCRDSDEPGCESPHCDPTPRAHPSPGSILFTCSCGTDFCNANYSHLPPLGSPGTPGSQGPQTAPGESIWMALVLLGLFLLLLLLLGMLQRKACRVRGGPEPEPDSSRDWSEELPELPELCFSQVLREGGHAVVWAGRLHGEPVAIKAFPPRAVAQFRTERALYELPGLKHEHIVRFITASRGSPGPLPCGPLLVLELHPKGSLCHYLTQHTSDWGSSLQMALSLAQGLAFLHEERWQDGQYKPGIAHRDLSSQNVLIREDGSCAIGDLGLALVLPGLTQPPAWAPTQHQGPATIMETADRHPSNWPMRQSWAAPPPPASYGPWQWKREGAPTSHPPGTALPWNLVGCRSS; this is encoded by the exons ATGCTGGGGACTCTGGGGCTTTGGGCACTGCTTCCAGCAGCTGTGCAGG CACCCCCAAGAAAGCGAACCTGTGTATTTTTTGAAGCCCCTGGTGTACGGGGAAGTGCAAAGACACTTGGGGAGCTGCTAGATGCAGGACCAGGGCCCCCCAGGGTTATCCGCTGCCTCTACAGCCACTGCTGCTTTGGGATCTGGAACTTGACCCAAGACCAGGCACAAGTGGAAATGCAAG GATGTCGAGACAGTGATGAGCCAGGCTGTGAGTCCCCCCATTGTGACCCAACCCCCCGAGCCCACCCCAGCCCCGGCTCTATTCTCTTCACCTGCTCCTGTGGCACTGACTTCTGCAATGCCAATTACAGCCATCTGCCTCCTTTGGGGAGCCCTGGGACTCCTGGCTCCCAGGGTCCCCAGACTGCCCCAG GCGAGTCCATCTGGATGGCGCTGGTGCTGCTGGGGctgttcctcctcctcctgctgcttCTGG GCATGCTACAGCGAAAGGCCTGCAGAGTGCGAGGGGGACCAGAACCAGAGCCAGATTcaagcagagactggagtgaggaGCTGCCAGAGCTGCCAGAGCTGTGCTTCTCCCAG GTCCTGCGGGAAGGAGGCCATGCGGTGGTGTGGGCCGGGAGACTGCACGGGGAGCCGGTAGCTATCAAGGCCTTCCCCCCGAGGGCTGTGGCCCAGTTCCGAACTGAGCGAGCGTTGTATGAGCTGCCAGGCCTAAAGCATGAGCACATTGTCCGCTTTATCACCGCCAGCCGGGGGAGCCCTGGCCCCCTGCCCTGTGGGCCCCTACTGGTGCTGGAACTGCACCCCAAG GGTTCCCTGTGCCACTACCTGACCCAGCATACCAGTGACTGGGGAAGCTCCCTGCAGATGGCACTGTCCCTGGCCCAGGGCCTGGCATTTCTCCATGAGGAACGCTGGCAAGATG GTCAATATAAACCAGGTATTGCCCACCGAGACCTGAGTAGCCAGAATGTACTCATTCGGGAAGATGGGTCGTGCGCCATTGGAGACCTGGGCCTCGCCTTGGTGCTCCCTGGCCTCACTCAGCCCCCTGCCTGGGCCCCTACTCAACACCAAGGCCCAGCTACTATCATGGAG ACAGCAGACCGCCATCCTTCCAACTGGCCTATGAGGCAGAGTTGGGCAGCACCCCCACCACCTGCGAGCTATGGGCCTTGGCAGTGGAAGAGAGAAGGCGCCCCTACATCCCATCCACCTGGCACTGCTTTGCCATG GAACCTGGTGGGCTGCAGGAGCTCCTAG
- the AMHR2 gene encoding anti-Muellerian hormone type-2 receptor isoform X3: MLGTLGLWALLPAAVQAPPRKRTCVFFEAPGVRGSAKTLGELLDAGPGPPRVIRCLYSHCCFGIWNLTQDQAQVEMQGCRDSDEPGCESPHCDPTPRAHPSPGSILFTCSCGTDFCNANYSHLPPLGSPGTPGSQGPQTAPGESIWMALVLLGLFLLLLLLLGMLQRKACRVRGGPEPEPDSSRDWSEELPELPELCFSQVLREGGHAVVWAGRLHGEPVAIKAFPPRAVAQFRTERALYELPGLKHEHIVRFITASRGSPGPLPCGPLLVLELHPKGSLCHYLTQHTSDWGSSLQMALSLAQGLAFLHEERWQDGQYKPGIAHRDLSSQNVLIREDGSCAIGDLGLALVLPGLTQPPAWAPTQHQGPATIMEAGTQRYMAPELLDKTLDLQDWGTALRRADVYSLALLLWEILSRCPDLQPADRHPSNWPMRQSWAAPPPPASYGPWQWKREGAPTSHPPGTALPWNLVGCRSS, encoded by the exons ATGCTGGGGACTCTGGGGCTTTGGGCACTGCTTCCAGCAGCTGTGCAGG CACCCCCAAGAAAGCGAACCTGTGTATTTTTTGAAGCCCCTGGTGTACGGGGAAGTGCAAAGACACTTGGGGAGCTGCTAGATGCAGGACCAGGGCCCCCCAGGGTTATCCGCTGCCTCTACAGCCACTGCTGCTTTGGGATCTGGAACTTGACCCAAGACCAGGCACAAGTGGAAATGCAAG GATGTCGAGACAGTGATGAGCCAGGCTGTGAGTCCCCCCATTGTGACCCAACCCCCCGAGCCCACCCCAGCCCCGGCTCTATTCTCTTCACCTGCTCCTGTGGCACTGACTTCTGCAATGCCAATTACAGCCATCTGCCTCCTTTGGGGAGCCCTGGGACTCCTGGCTCCCAGGGTCCCCAGACTGCCCCAG GCGAGTCCATCTGGATGGCGCTGGTGCTGCTGGGGctgttcctcctcctcctgctgcttCTGG GCATGCTACAGCGAAAGGCCTGCAGAGTGCGAGGGGGACCAGAACCAGAGCCAGATTcaagcagagactggagtgaggaGCTGCCAGAGCTGCCAGAGCTGTGCTTCTCCCAG GTCCTGCGGGAAGGAGGCCATGCGGTGGTGTGGGCCGGGAGACTGCACGGGGAGCCGGTAGCTATCAAGGCCTTCCCCCCGAGGGCTGTGGCCCAGTTCCGAACTGAGCGAGCGTTGTATGAGCTGCCAGGCCTAAAGCATGAGCACATTGTCCGCTTTATCACCGCCAGCCGGGGGAGCCCTGGCCCCCTGCCCTGTGGGCCCCTACTGGTGCTGGAACTGCACCCCAAG GGTTCCCTGTGCCACTACCTGACCCAGCATACCAGTGACTGGGGAAGCTCCCTGCAGATGGCACTGTCCCTGGCCCAGGGCCTGGCATTTCTCCATGAGGAACGCTGGCAAGATG GTCAATATAAACCAGGTATTGCCCACCGAGACCTGAGTAGCCAGAATGTACTCATTCGGGAAGATGGGTCGTGCGCCATTGGAGACCTGGGCCTCGCCTTGGTGCTCCCTGGCCTCACTCAGCCCCCTGCCTGGGCCCCTACTCAACACCAAGGCCCAGCTACTATCATGGAG GCTGGCACCCAGAGGTATATGGCACCAGAGCTCTTAGACAAGACTCTGGACCTACAGGACTGGGGCACAGCCCTCCGGCGAGCTGATGTTTACTCTCTGGCCTTGCTCCTGTGGGAGATACTGAGCCGCTGCCCAGATTTGCAGCCCG CAGACCGCCATCCTTCCAACTGGCCTATGAGGCAGAGTTGGGCAGCACCCCCACCACCTGCGAGCTATGGGCCTTGGCAGTGGAAGAGAGAAGGCGCCCCTACATCCCATCCACCTGGCACTGCTTTGCCATG GAACCTGGTGGGCTGCAGGAGCTCCTAG